In one window of Macrotis lagotis isolate mMagLag1 chromosome 5, bilby.v1.9.chrom.fasta, whole genome shotgun sequence DNA:
- the METTL27 gene encoding methyltransferase-like protein 27 isoform X1 has translation MGEGAIASLQLLPSPPPSDHSPGSVPEGPPAPAPEGPSSTRPAGWAQKRKMASPGRSLSEVQDRIGTSHSITDLSQRIHFYDHWAADYDQDVAILDYQAPCLAVDCLASAFLSSPQEALLLDVACGTGLVAVALQKRGFCNLHGVDGSKSMLELAERRGLYQQLSLCILGPEPLPAPSDHYDAVMIVGALSDGQVPYSAVSELLRVTKPGGLVCLTTRANPSNLHYKEALEAELARLEQAGHWKRVQVRTVDQWEQATSKQEAADSSGSNPGFISGVIYLFRKQEATPAQLKASYF, from the exons atgggggaaggggccATTGCTTCTTTACAgctcctcccctcacccccaccctctGACCACTCACCTGGCTCTGTCCCTGAGGGCCCCCCTGCTCCAGCTCCTGAGGGCCCTTCCTCCACCAGACCAGCTGGTTGGGCCCAGAAGAG gAAGATGGCATCCCCTGGAAGGAGCCTTTCTGAGGTACAAGATCGGATTGGCACCTCCCACAGTATCACTGACCTGAGCCAAAGAATCCACTTCTATGACCATTGGGCTGCAGACTATGATCAG GATGTGGCTATCCTGGATTACCAAGCTCCCTGCCTGGCTGTGGATTGCCTGGCCTCggcctttctctcctctccccaagaGGCTCTGCTCCTAGATGTGGCCTGTGGTACTGGACTGGTGGCTGTTGCA CTACAGAAACGAGGATTCTGCAATCTCCATGGAGTAGATGGCAGCAAAAGTATGCTAGAGCTGGCCGAGAGGCGAGGCTTGTACCAACAGCTGAGCCTCTGTATCCTGGGCCCAGAACCCCTGCCTGCCCCTTCAG ATCATTATGATGCAGTGATGATTGTTGGGGCCCTGAGCGATGGGCAGGTTCCTTACAGTGCAGTGTCTGAGCTCCTCCGGGTCACTAAACCAG GGGGCCTGGTGTGTCTGACCACTAGAGCCAACCCTTCAAATCTGCACTACAAAGAGGCCCTGGAGGCAGAGCTGGCCAGACTGGAGCAGGCAGGGCATTGGAAGCGAGTTCAAGTTCGCACTGTGGACCAGTGGGAACAAGCTACATCAAAACAAGAAGCTGCAGACTCTTCGGGCAGCAACCCTGGCTTCATCTCTGGCGTCATCTACCTGTTCCGTAAACAGGAAGCTACCCCAGCCCAG cttaaAGCAAGTTATTTCTAA
- the CLDN4 gene encoding claudin-4 yields the protein MGSMGLQVMGIALAVLGWLAAMLSCALPMWRVTAFIGSNIVTAQNVMEGLWMNCVVQSTGQMQCKVYDSLLALPQDLQAARALVIICIIVAAFGLLLALVGGKCTNCVDDETSKAKIIIGAGVIFILAGLLIIIPTSWTAHNVIRDFYNPLVLSGQKREMGASLYIGWASSGLLLLGGALLCCNCPPKNDKPYSAKYTAARSAPNSNYV from the coding sequence ATGGGGTCCATGGGGCTCCAGGTGATGGGCATTGCCCTGGCCGTGCTGGGTTGGCTGGCCGCTATGCTCTCCTGCGCCCTGCCTATGTGGCGGGTGACGGCCTTCATCGGCAGCAACATCGTGACGGCCCAGAACGTCATGGAGGGTCTGTGGATGAACTGCGTGGTCCAGAGCACGGGCCAGATGCAGTGCAAGGTCTACGACTCGCTGCTGGCCCTGCCCCAGGACCTGCAGGCCGCCCGGGCCCTGGTGATCATCTGCATCATCGTGGCAGCGTTCGGGCTCCTCCTGGCCCTGGTGGGTGGCAAGTGTACCAACTGCGTGGACGACGAGACCTCCAAGGCCAAGATCATAATCGGGGCTGGCGTCATCTTTATCCTGGCTGGCCTCCTGATCATTATTCCCACCTCCTGGACGGCCCACAACGTGATCCGAGATTTCTACAACCCTCTGGTGCTTTCTGGACAGAAGAGGGAGATGGGTGCTTCCCTGTACATTGGCTGGGCCTCCTCTGGCCTGCTTCTGCTTGGAGGGGCTCTGCTCTGCTGCAACTGCCCCCCCAAGAATGACAAGCCCTACTCAGCTAAGTATACAGCCGCCCGTTCTGCCCCCAACAGCAACTATGTGTAG
- the METTL27 gene encoding methyltransferase-like protein 27 isoform X2, protein MGEGAIASLQLLPSPPPSDHSPGSVPEGPPAPAPEGPSSTRPAGWAQKRKMASPGRSLSEVQDRIGTSHSITDLSQRIHFYDHWAADYDQDVAILDYQAPCLAVDCLASAFLSSPQEALLLDVACGTGLVAVALQKRGFCNLHGVDGSKSMLELAERRGLYQQLSLCILGPEPLPAPSDHYDAVMIVGALSDGQVPYSAVSELLRVTKPGGLVCLTTRANPSNLHYKEALEAELARLEQAGHWKRVQVRTVDQWEQATSKQEAADSSGSNPGFISGVIYLFRKQEATPAQVMEV, encoded by the exons atgggggaaggggccATTGCTTCTTTACAgctcctcccctcacccccaccctctGACCACTCACCTGGCTCTGTCCCTGAGGGCCCCCCTGCTCCAGCTCCTGAGGGCCCTTCCTCCACCAGACCAGCTGGTTGGGCCCAGAAGAG gAAGATGGCATCCCCTGGAAGGAGCCTTTCTGAGGTACAAGATCGGATTGGCACCTCCCACAGTATCACTGACCTGAGCCAAAGAATCCACTTCTATGACCATTGGGCTGCAGACTATGATCAG GATGTGGCTATCCTGGATTACCAAGCTCCCTGCCTGGCTGTGGATTGCCTGGCCTCggcctttctctcctctccccaagaGGCTCTGCTCCTAGATGTGGCCTGTGGTACTGGACTGGTGGCTGTTGCA CTACAGAAACGAGGATTCTGCAATCTCCATGGAGTAGATGGCAGCAAAAGTATGCTAGAGCTGGCCGAGAGGCGAGGCTTGTACCAACAGCTGAGCCTCTGTATCCTGGGCCCAGAACCCCTGCCTGCCCCTTCAG ATCATTATGATGCAGTGATGATTGTTGGGGCCCTGAGCGATGGGCAGGTTCCTTACAGTGCAGTGTCTGAGCTCCTCCGGGTCACTAAACCAG GGGGCCTGGTGTGTCTGACCACTAGAGCCAACCCTTCAAATCTGCACTACAAAGAGGCCCTGGAGGCAGAGCTGGCCAGACTGGAGCAGGCAGGGCATTGGAAGCGAGTTCAAGTTCGCACTGTGGACCAGTGGGAACAAGCTACATCAAAACAAGAAGCTGCAGACTCTTCGGGCAGCAACCCTGGCTTCATCTCTGGCGTCATCTACCTGTTCCGTAAACAGGAAGCTACCCCAGCCCAGGTCATGGAGGTCTAA
- the METTL27 gene encoding methyltransferase-like protein 27 isoform X3 — protein sequence MGEGAIASLQLLPSPPPSDHSPGSVPEGPPAPAPEGPSSTRPAGWAQKRKMASPGRSLSEVQDRIGTSHSITDLSQRIHFYDHWAADYDQLQKRGFCNLHGVDGSKSMLELAERRGLYQQLSLCILGPEPLPAPSDHYDAVMIVGALSDGQVPYSAVSELLRVTKPGGLVCLTTRANPSNLHYKEALEAELARLEQAGHWKRVQVRTVDQWEQATSKQEAADSSGSNPGFISGVIYLFRKQEATPAQLKASYF from the exons atgggggaaggggccATTGCTTCTTTACAgctcctcccctcacccccaccctctGACCACTCACCTGGCTCTGTCCCTGAGGGCCCCCCTGCTCCAGCTCCTGAGGGCCCTTCCTCCACCAGACCAGCTGGTTGGGCCCAGAAGAG gAAGATGGCATCCCCTGGAAGGAGCCTTTCTGAGGTACAAGATCGGATTGGCACCTCCCACAGTATCACTGACCTGAGCCAAAGAATCCACTTCTATGACCATTGGGCTGCAGACTATGATCAG CTACAGAAACGAGGATTCTGCAATCTCCATGGAGTAGATGGCAGCAAAAGTATGCTAGAGCTGGCCGAGAGGCGAGGCTTGTACCAACAGCTGAGCCTCTGTATCCTGGGCCCAGAACCCCTGCCTGCCCCTTCAG ATCATTATGATGCAGTGATGATTGTTGGGGCCCTGAGCGATGGGCAGGTTCCTTACAGTGCAGTGTCTGAGCTCCTCCGGGTCACTAAACCAG GGGGCCTGGTGTGTCTGACCACTAGAGCCAACCCTTCAAATCTGCACTACAAAGAGGCCCTGGAGGCAGAGCTGGCCAGACTGGAGCAGGCAGGGCATTGGAAGCGAGTTCAAGTTCGCACTGTGGACCAGTGGGAACAAGCTACATCAAAACAAGAAGCTGCAGACTCTTCGGGCAGCAACCCTGGCTTCATCTCTGGCGTCATCTACCTGTTCCGTAAACAGGAAGCTACCCCAGCCCAG cttaaAGCAAGTTATTTCTAA
- the METTL27 gene encoding methyltransferase-like protein 27 isoform X4 has protein sequence MASPGRSLSEVQDRIGTSHSITDLSQRIHFYDHWAADYDQDVAILDYQAPCLAVDCLASAFLSSPQEALLLDVACGTGLVAVALQKRGFCNLHGVDGSKSMLELAERRGLYQQLSLCILGPEPLPAPSDHYDAVMIVGALSDGQVPYSAVSELLRVTKPGGLVCLTTRANPSNLHYKEALEAELARLEQAGHWKRVQVRTVDQWEQATSKQEAADSSGSNPGFISGVIYLFRKQEATPAQLKASYF, from the exons ATGGCATCCCCTGGAAGGAGCCTTTCTGAGGTACAAGATCGGATTGGCACCTCCCACAGTATCACTGACCTGAGCCAAAGAATCCACTTCTATGACCATTGGGCTGCAGACTATGATCAG GATGTGGCTATCCTGGATTACCAAGCTCCCTGCCTGGCTGTGGATTGCCTGGCCTCggcctttctctcctctccccaagaGGCTCTGCTCCTAGATGTGGCCTGTGGTACTGGACTGGTGGCTGTTGCA CTACAGAAACGAGGATTCTGCAATCTCCATGGAGTAGATGGCAGCAAAAGTATGCTAGAGCTGGCCGAGAGGCGAGGCTTGTACCAACAGCTGAGCCTCTGTATCCTGGGCCCAGAACCCCTGCCTGCCCCTTCAG ATCATTATGATGCAGTGATGATTGTTGGGGCCCTGAGCGATGGGCAGGTTCCTTACAGTGCAGTGTCTGAGCTCCTCCGGGTCACTAAACCAG GGGGCCTGGTGTGTCTGACCACTAGAGCCAACCCTTCAAATCTGCACTACAAAGAGGCCCTGGAGGCAGAGCTGGCCAGACTGGAGCAGGCAGGGCATTGGAAGCGAGTTCAAGTTCGCACTGTGGACCAGTGGGAACAAGCTACATCAAAACAAGAAGCTGCAGACTCTTCGGGCAGCAACCCTGGCTTCATCTCTGGCGTCATCTACCTGTTCCGTAAACAGGAAGCTACCCCAGCCCAG cttaaAGCAAGTTATTTCTAA